A window of Microbispora hainanensis genomic DNA:
CGGCATCGACAGCGGCAGCGCGGGCCCCGCCTCTTCGAGCATCCGCCGTACGGCCTGCTCGGCGGCCTCGTCGCGCAGCGGGAGCCGTACGAGCGTGTCGAAGCCCTCGGGGACCTCAAGGGAGTCGTCGGAGAACGGCAGCCGCAGCAGCGGGACGTGCCCCTCTCGGCCCTCCAGCTCGGCCGCGAGCTGCGGCCGGGCGGCGACCAGCGCGGCGGTCTCCTCGCGGGACCAGCGCACCCCGTGGGCCTCGCCCGAGGGCAGCCGGGAGGCGATCGAGGGCGCGTCGGTGACCGACACCACGGCCGCGAAGCCGACGCCGAAGCGGCCGGCCGCGCCCACCTCGTCCTTCTTGCCCGAGACGCGCAGGGTGCACAGGCCCTCGACGCCGGTCTGGTCGAGCGGCGCGCCGACGTTGGCGGCCAGCAGCACGCCGTCGGCGAGCGTCAGCCGCAGGCGGCCCGGCACGCCGGCCCGCAGCGCGGCGTCGGCGGCGTTCTGGGCGAGCTCCACGACCAGCCGGTCGCGGTAGCCGCCGAGGGCGAAGTCCTCCTCGGCGTTGGCGTCCTCGCGGAAGCGGGCAGGCGAGGCCGTCCAGGCCGCGAGAACGGTGTCACGCAGGCGCGCGGTATCGAACATGATCAGGCGTGGCCCAGGGGTTCGGAGCCGGCCTCGTCCACGGAGCCCGACTCGATGAGGTCATATCCCATGTCGTCCAGGATCGGCGGCGCCGGATCCATGACCATCGAGGGCACGGTGGTCGCCTCGGAGTGCGCCCCGCAGCCGTGGTCGGCGGACACCACGCGGCCGTCGTCCGGCGCGTACTCGTTGGCGCAGACGCCGAAGCCGAGGCCCAGCGCTCCGGCGAGCGGCCAGTAGAAGCCGCAGGTGGAGCATTGCGCCGGGGCGGCGTGCGCGATCGGGGTGTGCGGTCCGGCCTCACCGGCGCGCCAGCGTCGCGCGGCGAGGTCACGGCCGAGCACGGACAGGACGCGGGCGCGTCCAAGCCCGAGCTCGAAGAGCATCTGCTTGTCGATGTCCTCGTCGGCGGAGGCGAACCCGGGCACGAGCCGGTCGTCGTCGGCCTCGGCGGGCAACAGGTCGCCCACGCCCAGGTCACCCGGGCGCAGGCGCTCGTTCCACGGCACCCAGCGGGGAGCGAGCAGCGCGCCCGAGCCGGGCAGCAGCACGGTCTCGCTCACGGTCACCACACGGGCGCGGGAGGCGCGGGTGACGGTGATCGCCCAGCGCCAGCCGTGGTAGGCGCGGTCGAGGCACTCGAAGTAATGGGTGACGACCCGGTCGCCCTCGTTGTCGAAGCCCAGGTGCTCTCCCACCTCCCCGGGGCGCGCGATGTCTTCGGCGGCCCGGCGGGCGAGGTCGACCGCCGCCGCACAGGCCTGGTCGACTGGAGTGCTACGGATTCGGGTACGACTCACACTCCATTTTCACCCACGCCGCGAGCGGACCGCACCGGCTCGATGGGCAAAACATGGAAGGACCCTCGGTGCCTATGGTGAAGATTTGGGCGAAAGTTACGCGTGTTGTGAGGGCACCGGCGCGTGCGACGCGCCGGTTGACGCATGCCCAGGGAGCCGGGCGCACCGGTCTCGGCCACCTCATCGAGGTGACCGCCGCCCATTCCGCCGGGGACGCTCTGGTCACCGTGGCCCTCGCCG
This region includes:
- a CDS encoding DUF3027 domain-containing protein, with the translated sequence MSRTRIRSTPVDQACAAAVDLARRAAEDIARPGEVGEHLGFDNEGDRVVTHYFECLDRAYHGWRWAITVTRASRARVVTVSETVLLPGSGALLAPRWVPWNERLRPGDLGVGDLLPAEADDDRLVPGFASADEDIDKQMLFELGLGRARVLSVLGRDLAARRWRAGEAGPHTPIAHAAPAQCSTCGFYWPLAGALGLGFGVCANEYAPDDGRVVSADHGCGAHSEATTVPSMVMDPAPPILDDMGYDLIESGSVDEAGSEPLGHA